The nucleotide sequence GGTCGCCCCATCGTTCAAACCCATGACTGATTTCCTCGACGCAACCATCAATCCTGTCAAGCACCGCGGTAATGTCCGAGGATTCGTGTTCCAAAGCCGGTGTTCTCATACTCTCTACAAAATTGGTCATTTACCGGTGAGTAGGGCCCTCAGGTGGATAGTGTCCTCGAATTTTATAACGAGATGGATTTTGATCATTCGGGTGAAGAACTCACGAGTTTTGATCGCCTAGCCTTACCAGCCAATTGCTGGCGACTGATTACCGGGAGTCCACATCAAAGCCACCGAAAGACGCTTTGCGTCTTTCGAGGCCTCGGCAGAGCATCGCTCTGCCGGTGGCCCCACCCTCAAGGACCGAGGCGCGTAGTCGTTCGAGACGGCTTCGCCGTCTCGTGATGACGAGAGAGCGAAGCTCTCTCGGACCACGCCGAGGGAGTAGGGTGGGGTAGTTCATACGGGCGTACAACCCAGCTGGAAGCCACGCAAGCCCCGTCCTCACCCCGCCGTAGGCGGTTAGGACGGGTAATTGACAGATGGCCCGATTCTGCACACACACAAATAATGAATGAAGGGATCATTATATCATATATGACTGAACAGGAAGACCGTCAGCATTGGTTTTCGGAGCATCTTGTACTGTCGATTTTGGCGATAGTGAGCGGCGTTCTCGGCCTACTTTTCGTTTTCACACAGCTTCAGTATATCTTGCTCGCGATTGTCCTCGCATACGTTCTCGCACCCGTACAACGGAAACTCGAGCGCCACACGAGCGCAGTTACAGCTGCTCTCACCCTCATTTTACTTTCGGTATTTGTACTCTTCATCCCGGTCGCGTATCTTCTCACAATCGCAATTCAGCAGGGGCTGGGACTGCTAACCGCCCTCGAAGAAGGAGGACTCAGTCTGGACATCATTCAGGACCGAATCGAAACTATTGGCTATGTAATCGACTTCGATCTGTTGTATGCGACATATCAAGAGCCAATCGCTACCGGGTTGCAGCGTCTCGCAACCGGCGCGGTAACCGTCATCGGCGGTCTCCCTGGTGTGCTGATCGGACTCACCGTGACGGTCTTCGTACTCTTTGCGTTACTGCGAGATGGTGAACAGTTCGTCACATGGCTGCAGTCAATTGTCCCCCTCTCTGATCGTGTGGAGCGGGAACTTCTTAGAGAACTTGACGGCCTCATGTGGGCGTCCGTTATCGGGAACGTCGCCGTCGCGGGGGTCCAAGCGGTACTGCTCGGCATCGGATTGGCGCTCGTTGGTATGCCCGGAGTTGTGTTCTTGACCGTGGCCACATTTGTCCTCACGTTGCTCCCACTCGTTGGGGCATTCGGTGTCTGGCTTCCGGTTTCGGGCTATCTGCTCGCAATCGGCCGCCCCACTGCAGCGGTACTGCTTTTCGTCTACGGATCGGTGGTCAGCGCCTCGGACATCTATCTTCGCCCGGCGATTATCAACCGTAGCGGAGCAATCAACGTCGCGACCATCGTCGTGGGAATCTTCGGGGGAATCGTTCTGTTTGGGGCGATTGGTCTGTTCGTCGGTCCCGTCATACTCGGCGGCTCGAAGGTCGTCCTTGACCTGTTTGCCCAGGAGCGAGCGGACTCATCCGTCCGCCGATAGGGGATCGTTTTCGCCACAACGAGGCGGGTACACTGATTCCGCCCGGCAGAGTCCTACACCAGACTTAACCAACAAATCGGGTAATACATTTTATGCTGGTTAAGCTCTTGTTCAACAGAGTATCCTACTGAGGAGTTGGTCCGTGACAAGGTGACTGACACACCTGGCACTCCCACATTGGCTGGCCAGACCACTCGGCATCTGGAAGCGACTCGAACTCTTGGAACTGATGCTCAGTTGTTCGACCTCACTTGCGACATTCAAGCCGTGTTTTCGAGGGAACACTGGGTTGACGATTCTCGGAATGGTTGTCGTCGACGGAACGCTGGAGTGCAATCGCTGGCACCAACCAGATGTCGTTCTCGGCACTCTCAAGAAGGCCTGTAAGCCGACTTTCCTCACTAACGTCGTGCCCTCCCTCATCGTAGAGGAACGTCGTGTGTGTCCCTTCACGCCGCGACTGCGTTGACTCTGTCTGCCCCGTCCGTTCACGAGCGGCTGTGAGTAGCTGTTCACCGCTTTCAGAGGTGAATCGAACTGCTTCGGGGAGCGAGGGCCACTTGTCAGTCAGCTGTGCGGCGGGCTTTGTATCAAGGTCGTAGATTAGTTGGCAGTCGTCGACCGCTGGATCTCTGTCAGCCTTCGTGAGGAGCCTAGCCGCAGCAGCACCCTTCGCGATGGCGGCGTAGAACGTCGACGCCTCGACGAGTAGATGGATGACATGGAGGAGTATCCACTCCGTATCTGAGGTGGACCTCTCGTCGCTCGTTCCATCGAGATGGTTTGAGAGGCAGAACCGACACTTGGTACGGTTCGCAGGAATCGGCGCCCTGCACGAGGAACACTCGCTCCGTGTCGATCTCGTTCGATCTGGATACAATTCCGACCTCTCTCTTCGTTGTCCCTCTGCTCGCCCAGCGTTCCCCCGTCCAGAAAGTTTGTCGTCGGGAACGCGAGTCGCTTCACCAAGTGGTCGTAGTTCCTCT is from Haloprofundus halophilus and encodes:
- a CDS encoding AI-2E family transporter, producing MTEQEDRQHWFSEHLVLSILAIVSGVLGLLFVFTQLQYILLAIVLAYVLAPVQRKLERHTSAVTAALTLILLSVFVLFIPVAYLLTIAIQQGLGLLTALEEGGLSLDIIQDRIETIGYVIDFDLLYATYQEPIATGLQRLATGAVTVIGGLPGVLIGLTVTVFVLFALLRDGEQFVTWLQSIVPLSDRVERELLRELDGLMWASVIGNVAVAGVQAVLLGIGLALVGMPGVVFLTVATFVLTLLPLVGAFGVWLPVSGYLLAIGRPTAAVLLFVYGSVVSASDIYLRPAIINRSGAINVATIVVGIFGGIVLFGAIGLFVGPVILGGSKVVLDLFAQERADSSVRR